agacgtaGCTAGCAATGATATAGCTGCATCTCTTTGTGTCCGATCGCTGGATATATTAGCACGGACAAGACTTGATAGTCTATCCATACATTCAGTATTATCCAATCTAGGTAGTCCACTAGGAATCGACAAGTCAAAGCGAAAGTATTGGGCCTGAGACTTTTCGTCCATAATACCTAGGAACTCCTTCCAGTTGTTTTGACCTTCAAAAGACGAAGAGACTGACCGATAGACGCGTGGAAGCCATCCATCGAGAAGCACGTTGCGAAATTTAGAGACTACTGGAGACTGGCTACCAGTCTCAGATCCCGTTCCAAGCGAAATGAAAACATCAGGACTGGGACAATTTGGCCATAAATGCTTTGCCTCCGACAAAGCTAGGTTGATAGGATTGTTATGCCTTCTCATACCGCCGTCTTGGAAGGTCCCAAGCCCGGGAATGTCGATAGTAGGAAATAGGCTGTGGCGGGTTAATGTTATATTTGATAGACCAAGTATAGATCCACCTACCATGGTGCGGCAGCTGTGGCACGAGCTCTGTAATTTGATTAAGTCAGAAGCTCTGCCCTAGGACCTAGGAGAAATTACTCACACTTGCCAGACAAATGGTTCGCTTTCGTTGTCAGGCCGAAGCCTACCGTACGCTATAGAGAAATTAGTGTAATATCCTAACATGGATCTAGAAATGGCCGAGCGACAGTCATAGTCTGGGACTTTTAAGGCCGCGCCAATCTTGACCGACCTATCGTAAAACCTATAAGTGATCCACAAACTTCGAGTAGTGTATTCATTGTTTGGTGTTCCAACCTCAAGGCAGATTTTAGTGACCGCTACGTAAGGCAGTTTTCTATACATGACAATTCAGCGGCATATGAGGTGCAGGTCGGCGCAACGGGCCAAGGGCAAAATTACCTCAAGTTAATCGAAGTGAAAACAGCGTAGGTGGCGGAGCTCGGTGATCCGGATGAATTAGAAAAATGCCTCACTAGATCAACTAGAGATCAACCATGGAAGGATAGATAAGGGTAAGAAACGACGAATATGCAGGGGGACAGGGAGGTTTTTATAGAACCACGCACGGAAACACACAAAGGCAAAGAGCGCTAAGCCGAAATGGCTCGAATTAAACCCTTGTGGGTAATTCGCAACAGCCGTCCGATATGGTGTAGTGGCTAACATCGCCGTCTCTCACACGGCAGccgggggttcgattccccctaTCGGAGTATCTTTTTGTCGTTTCTTTTGGTGGCCTGTCTGTACTTCCAGTTAACACTATTCTTTTTCAATTCTACATCTAGATGCTGCCATTTTGAGGAATCAAGCTAATTTACAGCTAATTTACAGAAAGCAACGAAATTTGGTCTCACGCAGAATGGAGAGCCCCACAACATTAAAAGTCTGTTAGCGTAAAGAGTTTAGATTTACACCATGTCCAACGGTCTTGTCTAGTCTACAATAAAACTAGCATTTCAAGTGGCATTGGTACAAATTAGAAATATACATAGATTGGTGACACAAGCTAAAACAGACCCGAGGATTGCTTTCAAGGTTGGCGTTGCGGTGTTGTGAAGGAAATAGTAATACAAAAGGGAGACCTGTAGGAGCCACCTAGGCGGTTGCTTACACTCGAGGGTTATTCGATGGAAATTAAGAGGCAGGGTTGCCGGAATATGAACATGAAGTAATATTATCGGGGAATCGAACCAAATAAATGAGCTCCTATAGTTCCGGGTCCTACGTTACAGATCGTGGAGGCGAATGTATATTTTTTCATTGGATAGCCCGGCCCTACATGTGCAACTCCAGATATGAGAATGAAAGCTATCATCTGTCTGGAAACAACGTCTAACGACGATTAAGAACGTCACTtacataaaaaaaaaacagggaTGTTCGTTTCTTCGGCTTAAATTTGAGCATCGGGATCAGCCGTGGACAACCAGCGGTCGATGAAGAATTCAAAACGCTGTTTAGAAATTtaattcaaaaaaaaagatggatCTGAATGACGACCAAAAGGCATGGAAGTGCATTTTTCTTTAACTAGGAAACGCCCGCTCCATCAATACGTCCGATTCCCTGTGTTGAGGGATGGCTTGTTATATAAAGCCATTATCTTGCGGACTATTTCTATCTTCAATCAATCTTTCATCCCATCTTAAAAGCAAAATCTTCCTCGGAATTTGTCTTTTTGACCCAATTTTCCAAACAACCATGAAGATTTTTGCAACAGTCTTGAGCGTCTTGGCTTTCGTCGGGGTCTCAATTTCCCAGAATACATGCACTGCAGACGATGTTCTCAACTCACTAAGTTCAGTTGAGCATTATGCAGACAAGATGCAGTCCGTAACCGATTCTTCAAATGATGACATTGATCCTTCTGCGGTGAGTACAAACCCGTACCGTCTATACAAAATCTCCGGCAAACTAAACACGACTTTGACCCAGCCCATTTTCAAAAACTTTGAAAGTCAAACCAAGCATTTCAATGGGGATTTACAGTGCACTTTCAATACAGCCCTGGCGGAGCAGACCGCTATTTGCAGTGCCTATGAAACGGTTAGTCGAACTTCAACCTTCTGTGTGGACCATAGTCCTAACTTatttttctctttctacAAATCCAGTTCGCTACCTCGCAGCTGGGTTACCTGCATGTGGCCGATGGACGTGCTTTCTACGAGAAAAATGGACACGGTGATAATGCTATCAAAATGCATGAGTACATCTTACAGTCGCAGCACGCTTTGGAGGTAATTTGGAATTCCAAGATTATCGTTTATGTCCTAACGTGCTATGCAGAATTACACAACTCAAGTTAAAGCAGCAGCTGCATCATGCGTGGATCGCATTGAGACCGCTTACACGCCGCTGGGTACTCAGCTTCAAAACCTGTTACAGGCTTACCCCGGGGCGGCTTAATTACAGAGAAGAGCTGCCAAACCTACATTGGCTAACAGCTGTTTCATATAGCCCAAGAAGGGGAAGAAACAGGAATTGCGTTATGATGAATTGCTGTTCCAGAATGTCTTCGCTATTGACAGATGCTGAAGTATCTGCTGGTCTGGTCGTGGTGTTTTTGGGGGAATAGTTCTGCAAAGCTAGCTATATCAATCCGGGGATTTTTACTTAACCATAGTCAACATGGCAGCCCGGAAAATTAATTTTATTGGAATACAGCGCTATAATTTGTTTCCCACAAGTATACTTCTCAAGATGACACCCAACATCACCTTGAAAGAAACAGAAGCAGTGACAGGAAATATATTTAGGTGATAACAAGCAGTAATTGAACAGGATGTATCATTaagaaacaaagaaacaCCAAGCCTAAAAGAACAACCATTGCCCAAACCGTTGAGCTCTACCCCAAACACCCGCCTTCTTCTCCGTAACCAAACCCCCAGGCCCATCCTCCTGAGAAGGATCATATCGATCCGTCCTCAAATCCATGTTAGATTTCCTGACAAAGCGAGTTCTCTTGACCAGCTTCCAAGCGAAGAACATTAAAACCATGATCGGAATCTCAATATAATAGGAGACAAAGTCGACCCTTCTGAAATGCGGACTGAAGCACTTCCATCCCtgaaccagaaccagaacaACGTTAAGCCCAACAGCAAAGATCGGGCCATACGGATAAGTCCAATTTTTAAAAGGAAGGAGATGTTCAATGCCCTGAGTCCGGATCGCCGAGCGGAACCGCAAAGAAGCAAGACCGATACAAATCCACGAGAGCTGGTTCGAGACGCCAACGATATTCTGTAGCCAAGACCACAATTTTCCAGCGCCGATATAGCTGGCACCAAAGCAGAGACCGCTGATCACGGATGTCGCAAGGACAGCCACCCACGGCACCTGGAAGCGGTTGAGATGGCCGAAGAATTTGGGCGCATATCCATCGACAGCGAGAGTGAATAGGAGCCGAGATCCGGCGAAGAGGGCATGGTTCGCAGCTGAAATGACGGAAGTCATGATGACTGCGTTGATGAAACTACCAGCAACTGCGGACCCGGCTTGCTGGAAGACGATTGTGAAAGGACTGGTCTTTGTGTCACCATCTGAGAGACCAGGGTAGTCATATGGCACATTTAGGCCGACGATGAGGATTGAGAGGagatagaagagaagaataCGCCAGAAGACGTTGCGGACAACTTTTGGCATTGTTTTCGCGGGGCTTTTGGTTTCACCGGCTGTGATAGCGATGGATTCGGTGCCGccgctgtttttttttttgggttacCAATGGagcgaatttttttttttaaaaaatagCAACGATGAGATGGGGTGACATACTATGCAAAGGAAGCTGTGACAAATACGGATGCAAAGCCGCCAATTCCACCGACGAAGGGTGCATGGCCCTTGTGCCAGTTTTTGCCGCCGATGTATTGGTGGTCTTTATTTCCACCACAGTTAACAGCAATGCCAAGAATAATGAAGATCTAGAAAGCGAATTAGATGGGCggatattttttttttttagaagGATGGTACTCACAACGATGGTGACGACTTTGAGTAAGCTCAACCAGTATTCAACCTAGTAGAAACAGTCAGATAATTTGTAATATAGGCGAAGTCATCTACACATACCTCACCATAAACTCTAACAGAAAAGACGTTCAATGCAATGACAACAACTAAAAAGATTAGACTGATTGCCCAACCAGGGAAATTATCTGTCCAATATTGCAACAAAAGCTGCAAAGCAATGATATCAGACACAGTGGAGACAGCATCATTGAACCAATAATTCCAGGTCAATGCGAATCCAAGTGCATCATCCACGAAGCGACTAGAAACAAGTCAGTAATCATCCGCcttggaaaaagaaaaaaataagaTTGCTCACCCAGCATAAGTACAGAAAGATCCAGCAACTGGCATAAACGCCGCCATCTCACCGAGACAAAGCATAGTTATAAACACAATACCACCACAGATAGCATATGCAATAAGCGTTGAAGCAGGCCCGCCCTTGGCAAGTGACGATCCCGTTCCAAGGAACAGACCGGTGCCGATGGTACCACCAATCGCGATCATCTGCACCTGACGCCCAGACAAGCGGCGAGCCAGTTTGTCTGCGTTGACAATTGGGTTTGTTTGAACATCATAGGTTGTTGTACCTAGAGCCTTGGAGGGCTCTGCTCCCGGCTGTTTCTCGATGTCGGCCATAATGTGGAGATGAATATGGATACTTCCGTATCCATTAACTTTGTTTTAATATAGAATCTTCTGAACATATTTAAGAAGAAGGCCGAATGCAATGCCATAACTTACCTGTCCGCGTTGGGATATACCGAGATGTTTCAGCCCTAAGCCACCCACACGTGGCAACGTCACCAAGTTAGATTTGATACATCGAACAGTCAAAAtaaaaggggaagaagaagaatcaAAGAGGACTTTTATCCATCGATGGCGTGATTGAAGCCATCGATGAGTGGACGGGGCTCAACCGTGCGAATGTGACGTTGATGTGTCAAGGAAATCCCCGGGTCCACATGCCAATTTGGCTGAAGCTTTTATACTCTGCCCTGGACTATGGAGTAGATTTGGCAGGTTTAGCAGGTTTATGCATGTACATCTCTAAAATACCATATGCTATGTCTAAAAATTATCGCTTTCATTTTCACTATGCTTTTAATCGAGAAAGAGATTTTTTGAAGTTGGAAAATACACGCCATAGAAGACCTCACAAACCCATGAAACAATCCATGAAATGTACATTAACCAAGCAACCCACTGGCCAAAGCCTCCAGATCCCCCAGAGTTTCGATAGGCCTGGCAGAAGCCTGGCTCTTTGTGCTCTTGGGCTTGTCGTCGTCGCTGTCTGACTCTGCAAAAGAGACACGCTGCTTTTTGCTGGGTCGAGGCTCTTCGTGCTCCGAGGCAGAGTCTGAATCGGAGCTGGGAATCTCGAAAGGAACATGGGGAAGGTGCGAGAAACCACCTTCCTCCTCCGACatctcggcctcggcctcggcacGCTCGCGCGCCTTGcgcttctctttcttctcgcGTCGCTTCTTGCGCATAACTTCCTTGTCCTCGATATCGGCCTGGCGTGTGCGCTCCGCCTCGCCCTCGAGGAATTTCTCGCGCTGAGTGTTGGCGTCGCCGCGGGCCTTGAACGTATCTTCGTCTTCCATTTCGTACACCTCGTGTGCATTGCCCTCGTCGTCGTAGACCAATTTTgtgcccttgcccttgaaCTTGAGgagcttttttttcgacTTGAGCAGCTTTTCGCGTCGTTTCGAGTCGATGAGTAGGGGATCCTGACCGTCCAAGTGCACCATCTTGACGCCATTGGCGTCTTTAGTCTTTGGCTCGGCGTCGGAATCCTCCGAGTCGGAA
Above is a window of Penicillium digitatum chromosome 2, complete sequence DNA encoding:
- a CDS encoding Zinc finger, RING-type; amino-acid sequence: MLGYYTNFSIAYGRLRPDNESEPFVWQVARATAAAPCLFPTIDIPGLGTFQDGVLMFSFRLERDLRLVASLQ
- a CDS encoding Amino acid permease, putative; the protein is MADIEKQPGAEPSKALGTTTYDVQTNPIVNADKLARRLSGRQVQMIAIGGTIGTGLFLGTGSSLAKGGPASTLIAYAICGGIVFITMLCLGEMAAFMPVAGSFCTYAGRFVDDALGFALTWNYWFNDAVSTVSDIIALQLLLQYWTDNFPGWAISLIFLVVVIALNVFSVRVYGEVEYWLSLLKVVTIVIFIILGIAVNCGGNKDHQYIGGKNWHKGHAPFVGGIGGFASVFVTASFAYGGTESIAITAGETKSPAKTMPKVVRNVFWRILLFYLLSILIVGLNVPYDYPGLSDGDTKTSPFTIVFQQAGSAVAGSFINAVIMTSVISAANHALFAGSRLLFTLAVDGYAPKFFGHLNRFQVPWVAVLATSVISGLCFGASYIGAGKLWSWLQNIVGVSNQLSWICIGLASLRFRSAIRTQGIEHLLPFKNWTYPYGPIFAVGLNVVLVLVQGWKCFSPHFRRVDFVSYYIEIPIMVLMFFAWKLVKRTRFVRKSNMDLRTDRYDPSQEDGPGGLVTEKKAGVWGRAQRFGQWLFF